One Eptesicus fuscus isolate TK198812 chromosome 11, DD_ASM_mEF_20220401, whole genome shotgun sequence genomic region harbors:
- the NXPH2 gene encoding neurexophilin-2, whose protein sequence is MALSKWEVCLSPLTKQGRAHGILEILFCDRKAAVHATDGLDWEDKDAPGTLVGNAVHSRILNPLRLFVKQSPVPRPGHLAYADSWDGFWDWLANVTEAQEPLARTKRRPIVKTGKFKKMFGWGDFHSNIKTVKLNLLITGKIVDHGNGTFSVYFRHNSTGLGNVSVSLVPPSKVVEFEVSPQSSLETKESKSFNCRIEYEKTDRAKKTALCNFDPSKICYQEQTQSHVSWLCSKPFKVICIYIAFYSVDYKLVQKVCPDYNYHSETPYLSSG, encoded by the exons ATGGCTCTCAGCAAGTGGGAGGTGTGTCTGTCACCATTGACCAAGCAGGGCAGAGCACATGGAATACTGGAAATA ctgTTTTGTGACCGGAAGGCGGCGGTGCACGCCACAGACGGGCTGGACTGGGAGGACAAAGATGCGCCGGGGACCTTGGTGGGCAACGCGGTTCACTCGCGGATCCTCAACCCGCTGCGCCTGTTTGTCAAACAGTCCCCGGTGCCGAGGCCCGGGCACCTGGCCTACGCGGACAGCTGGGACGGCTTCTGGGACTGGCTGGCCAACGTCACGGAGGCTCAGGAGCCTCTGGCAAGAACTAAACGGAGGCCGATAGTCAAAACGGGGAAGTTTAAGAAAATGTTCGGCTGGGGTGACTTCCACTCCAACATCAAAACTGTGAAACTCAACCTCCTGATCACGGGGAAGATTGTCGACCACGGCAACGGAACGTTCAGCGTTTACTTCCGACACAACTCCACGGGCCTGGGCAATGTCTCCGTGAGCCTGGTGCCCCCCTCCAAAGTGGTGGAGTTCGAAGTGTCCCCGCAGTCTTCCCTGGAGACCAAGGAGTCCAAATCTTTCAACTGTCGCATCGAGTACGAAAAAACAGACCGGGCCAAGAAGACGGCCCTGTGCAACTTCGACCCGTCCAAGATCTGCTACCAGGAGCAGACGCAGAGCCACGTGTCCTGGCTCTGCTCCAAGCCCTTCAAGGTCATCTGCATCTACATTGCCTTTTACAGCGTCGATTACAAACTCGTGCAGAAAGTCTGCCCTGACTACAATTACCACAGTGAGACTCCTTACTTGTCTTCCGGCTGA